One genomic segment of Luteitalea sp. includes these proteins:
- the dnaJ gene encoding molecular chaperone DnaJ: MSKRDYYDVLGVSSAATDQEIKSAYRKLALKYHPDRNSGDTAAEERFKEAAEAYAVLADPQKRGMYDRFGHAGVASGAGGGPSIDPTIFADFGDLFAGLGDIFGIGDLFGGGRRRGGARRGSDLRYDLEITFEEAARGAETSVQIPREELCEECRGSGAAPGSTPEICPQCRGQGQLRYQQGFFTVARTCGRCHGGGRIVTRVCPACRGAGRIAHDRKLTVRIPAGIDTGQRLRLVGEGEHGAAGGPPGDLYVVVHVEEHPFFKRDGESLQCEVTVPYPTLVLGGRIPIPTLDEPEELDIPAGTQASTVFRLRGKGLPAVMGRSKGDLFVSVRVAVPRKLTREQRRAIEDLASVWPNPPIEPRARAEQDQDKPFFERVKDIFG; this comes from the coding sequence GTGAGTAAGCGCGACTACTATGACGTGCTGGGGGTCTCCAGCGCCGCAACGGACCAGGAGATCAAGAGCGCGTATCGCAAGTTGGCGCTCAAGTATCATCCCGACCGGAATTCCGGCGACACGGCGGCCGAAGAGCGCTTCAAGGAAGCGGCCGAAGCGTACGCCGTGTTGGCGGATCCGCAGAAGCGCGGCATGTACGATCGCTTCGGTCATGCCGGCGTCGCGTCTGGCGCCGGTGGTGGCCCCTCGATCGATCCGACGATCTTCGCCGACTTCGGCGACCTGTTCGCTGGTCTCGGGGACATCTTCGGCATTGGCGATCTCTTTGGCGGCGGCCGCCGGCGCGGCGGCGCGCGGCGCGGTTCGGATCTCCGGTACGATTTGGAGATCACGTTCGAGGAGGCCGCTCGTGGCGCCGAGACCAGTGTGCAGATTCCACGTGAAGAGCTGTGCGAGGAGTGCCGTGGCTCTGGTGCGGCTCCCGGAAGCACGCCGGAGATCTGTCCCCAGTGCCGAGGTCAGGGTCAGCTGCGCTACCAGCAAGGCTTCTTCACAGTCGCGCGGACGTGTGGCCGGTGCCACGGCGGTGGGCGCATCGTCACGCGGGTGTGCCCGGCGTGTCGCGGCGCGGGCCGCATCGCTCACGACCGCAAGCTCACGGTACGCATCCCGGCGGGCATCGACACTGGCCAGCGGCTGCGACTCGTCGGTGAGGGTGAGCATGGCGCCGCCGGCGGTCCGCCCGGCGATCTCTACGTCGTCGTGCACGTGGAGGAACATCCATTCTTCAAGCGCGACGGAGAGAGCCTCCAGTGCGAGGTGACCGTGCCATATCCCACCTTGGTGCTGGGCGGGCGCATACCGATCCCGACGCTCGACGAGCCGGAGGAGCTCGACATCCCAGCCGGTACGCAGGCGAGCACAGTCTTCCGCCTTCGCGGAAAGGGCCTGCCCGCGGTCATGGGCCGAAGCAAGGGCGATCTCTTCGTCAGCGTTCGCGTGGCGGTGCCCCGCAAGCTGACCCGCGAGCAACGTCGAGCCATCGAGGACCTGGCCAGTGTGTGGCCGAACCCGCCAATCGAGCCGCGGGCGCGCGCCGAGCAGGATCAGGACAAGCCGTTCTTCGAGCGGGTCAAGGACATCTTCGGTTGA
- a CDS encoding methyltransferase: protein MAGLAPWPALRLAFTEPGSPPSTLTDPLLFLLDDFEVRAIDEDGPTWTVFFSTSASRDAARAALEDASWRPTLDVELLDVPDDDWARRTQRELTSVRVDDIIVAPPWEAAGKRGLSPFRRCKSPKRWLSPFSQPVVIIIEPSMGFGTGHHETTRLCLRALQRLPLAQRSVLDVGTGSGVLAIAAAMLGAARVVAIDPDEDAVRAARDNVARNRVGDHVVACQAALGDPSLGQASVVIANLTGALLRREAAKAERLVEAGGTLILSGFTSAEAPLVADAYSHVRLEAQLEEHDWAALIFTHR, encoded by the coding sequence ATGGCGGGGCTCGCCCCATGGCCGGCCCTGCGGCTGGCGTTCACCGAGCCTGGCAGTCCGCCGTCGACGCTCACCGACCCGTTGCTCTTCCTGCTCGACGACTTCGAAGTCCGCGCAATTGACGAAGACGGACCCACTTGGACGGTCTTCTTTTCGACATCTGCCTCCCGCGATGCCGCACGTGCAGCGCTGGAGGACGCATCGTGGCGTCCCACCCTGGATGTCGAGCTGCTAGACGTTCCAGACGATGATTGGGCCCGCCGAACGCAGCGTGAGCTCACCTCTGTCCGCGTCGATGACATCATTGTCGCCCCGCCGTGGGAGGCGGCGGGAAAAAGGGGGCTGTCCCCTTTTCGTCGGTGTAAGTCCCCGAAAAGGTGGCTGTCCCCTTTTTCCCAGCCCGTGGTCATCATCATCGAGCCATCGATGGGGTTTGGCACGGGCCATCACGAGACGACGCGGCTCTGCCTGCGTGCGCTGCAGCGGCTTCCTCTGGCGCAGCGGAGCGTGCTGGATGTCGGGACCGGCTCAGGCGTCTTGGCTATCGCGGCAGCAATGCTCGGCGCGGCGCGCGTCGTCGCAATCGACCCAGATGAAGATGCCGTGAGAGCCGCACGCGACAATGTGGCACGGAACCGGGTCGGCGATCACGTCGTGGCTTGTCAGGCCGCGCTCGGCGATCCTTCTCTCGGGCAGGCCTCGGTCGTGATCGCCAATCTCACCGGTGCGCTGCTGCGGCGTGAAGCCGCGAAAGCCGAACGGCTGGTCGAAGCGGGCGGCACCCTCATCTTGAGCGGCTTCACCTCTGCCGAGGCGCCACTCGTTGCGGATGCCTACTCACACGTCAGGCTCGAGGCCCAACTCGAGGAACACGACTGGGCTGCGCTCATCTTCACGCATCGCTAA
- a CDS encoding RsmE family RNA methyltransferase, translating to MFRFFAPDIQAERPTVTLSVTESQHLARVLRLEVGVRVRVFDGRGTEYEAAIEVAAPRAAVLRLERAVSPLAESPVQVTLAQALLKGDGMDGVIRDATMLGVRRIVPIITSRTNVSTRLVASGKAHQRWHRVAVASAKQCGRACVPLIGPTRSLDAVLTSATGLRLLLAEPGLHAPAARPSQPGAEAAALVVGPEGGWAPEEIELADAHGWTRWSIVPWTLRAESAAAVALSVLQHEWNMRGA from the coding sequence ATGTTTCGGTTCTTTGCACCTGACATCCAAGCCGAGCGTCCGACGGTCACCTTGTCGGTCACCGAAAGCCAGCACCTCGCGCGTGTGCTGCGGCTGGAGGTCGGCGTCCGCGTCCGCGTCTTCGACGGTCGCGGTACGGAATACGAAGCGGCGATCGAGGTGGCTGCCCCTCGGGCCGCGGTGCTGCGCCTCGAGCGAGCAGTGAGCCCCCTGGCGGAGTCGCCCGTCCAGGTCACTCTGGCACAGGCACTGCTCAAGGGCGACGGCATGGACGGCGTGATTCGGGATGCCACGATGCTCGGCGTGAGGCGGATCGTGCCAATCATCACCAGCCGCACCAACGTATCGACGCGGCTCGTGGCGAGTGGGAAGGCACATCAGCGCTGGCACCGTGTGGCCGTTGCCTCTGCCAAGCAGTGCGGGCGTGCCTGCGTCCCGCTGATCGGACCCACACGGTCGCTTGACGCCGTCTTGACGTCCGCGACAGGCCTCCGGCTCTTGCTCGCAGAGCCTGGGCTCCACGCACCGGCAGCCCGCCCCTCGCAGCCTGGTGCGGAAGCTGCCGCGCTGGTCGTCGGTCCCGAAGGGGGCTGGGCGCCCGAAGAGATCGAGCTCGCCGACGCGCACGGGTGGACGCGCTGGTCCATCGTGCCCTGGACCCTGCGCGCCGAGTCGGCGGCTGCCGTGGCGCTCAGCGTCCTGCAGCACGAGTGGAATATGCGCGGCGCCTGA
- a CDS encoding protein kinase: MLPSGSSRAHQEPGAKHQALYRVYSTFGMLFKGQELGKYKILASLGSGGFGTVYLARDTWIDKEVAIKVPHRQHQSFGELLREPRLLASLSHPNIVSITTAEKQDEVFFIVMEYVKGETLEGILVRDGALDLRRALDYAVQICNGVDHAHRQGVLHRDLRPANVLVSENGVLKVADFGTSRFLEIAAHGTTVIGSPAYMAPEQFQGKAVFASDLYSLGVTMYQMLIGELPYDPPTPASWHKLLDGSLLRSPRLKNSALPKPLCEIVLRALAPDIPERYQRASDLLDDLLSTRPLVLGHTPTRVEEVATTRPTAREQATLERAGVQRRLQSRAETPTSRTCWHCGKPLHARAGRCPFCGEAQ; encoded by the coding sequence ATGCTCCCCTCGGGCAGTAGTCGCGCGCACCAAGAACCAGGGGCCAAGCACCAAGCACTCTACCGTGTATACTCGACGTTCGGCATGCTGTTCAAAGGTCAGGAGCTGGGCAAGTACAAGATCCTGGCGTCGCTCGGCAGCGGCGGCTTTGGCACTGTGTACTTGGCGCGCGATACCTGGATCGACAAAGAAGTTGCGATCAAGGTACCGCACCGACAGCACCAGAGCTTTGGCGAGCTGCTGCGCGAGCCGCGGCTACTGGCCAGCCTGAGCCATCCGAACATCGTCTCCATCACGACCGCGGAAAAGCAAGACGAGGTCTTCTTCATTGTGATGGAGTACGTGAAAGGGGAAACGCTCGAGGGCATTCTCGTCCGGGACGGCGCGCTCGATCTACGCCGTGCACTCGATTACGCCGTGCAGATTTGCAACGGTGTCGATCACGCACATCGACAAGGCGTTCTGCACCGCGACCTGCGCCCAGCCAACGTGCTGGTCTCGGAGAACGGCGTGCTCAAGGTGGCGGACTTCGGCACGTCTCGCTTTCTCGAGATCGCCGCGCATGGCACCACCGTGATCGGCAGTCCCGCCTACATGGCGCCGGAGCAGTTCCAAGGCAAGGCGGTCTTTGCGTCGGATCTCTACTCCCTTGGCGTCACCATGTATCAGATGCTGATCGGTGAGCTTCCTTACGATCCGCCGACACCGGCGAGCTGGCACAAGCTGCTCGACGGCAGCCTCCTGCGATCGCCGCGTCTCAAGAACAGCGCCCTCCCGAAGCCACTCTGCGAGATCGTACTCCGCGCGCTGGCCCCAGATATACCCGAGCGATATCAGCGTGCGAGCGACCTGCTCGATGACTTGCTGTCGACACGCCCCCTCGTCTTGGGTCATACGCCGACCCGTGTGGAGGAGGTCGCGACGACACGGCCAACGGCGCGTGAGCAGGCCACACTCGAGCGCGCGGGTGTCCAGCGGCGATTGCAGAGCCGCGCCGAGACACCGACGTCGCGCACCTGCTGGCACTGTGGCAAGCCGCTCCATGCTCGTGCTGGCCGCTGCCCGTTCTGCGGCGAAGCACAGTAG